The window TTGCCGTGGGAGCAGGATTTACCGATGCGTCGGACCGCCGCGAAGAACGATGACGCGCTAGTCCTGCACAACCGCGTCGCCTGGTTCGCGGATAAATCCGGCTCCCACAAATCGTTCAGAGCGGGGTATCGCGCTTGGGCAGGTACGGCGGCAGGTACAGGCCCAGGTAGGCGTCGAACACCCGCATGCCTTCCTCGGCCATGCGCGGCGTGATCTGGTCGTGCAACTGCATCGACCGCGCGTAGACCCGGTCACCCAGCTCCATCGCCAGCGCGAACACATCGACCTCCGTCGGCAGCGTCGGCAGTTCGAAGTGGCGGATGAACAGCTTGTGCATCAGGTCGCCCAGCTCGATGTCGTGCTGGCGGTCGGCCTGGGTCACTTCGGTCAGGCCGTGCTGGGCGAGAATCAACTGCCGCGCTGCGGCGTCTTCGCTGTAGATCACCAGCATGCGCTGTTCCACCAGGCGTGACAGGTCGCGCCAGCTGCCGAGGCTGGCGTGGTCGATCGGTGCCTGCAGGCAGGCGCGGAACGCCGCGTGGACATCGGCGGTGAGCGCTTCGAGCAGGGCCGGGACGCTGGCGAAGAAGTGATACACCGACGACGGCGGGATCTGTGCGCGTTCGGCCACGCTGTAGATCGACAGGTTGGCCACGCCCTCGGCGGCCAGCAGGGTGCGTGCGGCATCGAGGATCGAGTCGATCCGCGCTTGGCTGCGTGCACGGGGTTTGCGGGCGGTGGAGGGGCGGGGCATGGTGTTCTCCGACAGGGGCTGCGGAGATTGTACGCGAGGACGGTTCGGCGGTGTCTTGTGGCGAGCGGGCTTGTCGGGGTGTCAGCCACCGCGAAGAAGGCGCCTCGATGTTCCTGCCAAAAAAAACGCCGC of the Pseudomonas vanderleydeniana genome contains:
- a CDS encoding TetR/AcrR family transcriptional regulator, which translates into the protein MPRPSTARKPRARSQARIDSILDAARTLLAAEGVANLSIYSVAERAQIPPSSVYHFFASVPALLEALTADVHAAFRACLQAPIDHASLGSWRDLSRLVEQRMLVIYSEDAAARQLILAQHGLTEVTQADRQHDIELGDLMHKLFIRHFELPTLPTEVDVFALAMELGDRVYARSMQLHDQITPRMAEEGMRVFDAYLGLYLPPYLPKRDTPL